The Cervus canadensis isolate Bull #8, Minnesota chromosome X, ASM1932006v1, whole genome shotgun sequence genome contains a region encoding:
- the ZNF75D gene encoding zinc finger protein 75D isoform X2, whose product MDPNQKTLYIDVMQEIYKTVTSLGLKLKNDTGNDQPVSLSTSEIQPSGCKVLRKARMKVAQTTEGNENHGGTCRVRKRHRAFPGRKRKKLKTCKQELPKPVDLHGKGYAGEKPFKCQECGKSFRVSSDLIKHQRIHTEEKPYKCQQCDKRFRWSSDLNKHLLAHQGIKPYRCSWCGKSFSHNTNLHTHLRIHTGEKPFKCYECGKRFIQNSHLIKHQRTHTGEQPYTCSICRRNFSRRSSLLRHQKLHGKRESCPVSPV is encoded by the exons ATGGACCCTAATCAGAAGACCCTCTACATTGATGTAATGCAGGAAATCTATAAGACTGTCACCTCTCTAG GGTTAAAGCTCAAAAATGACACTGGAAATGACCAACCTGTATCTCTCTCTACATCAGAAATACAACCATCAGGATGCAAAGTATTAAGAAAGGCCagaatgaaagttgctcagacaACAGAGGGCAATGAAAATCACGGTGGTACATGCAGGGTACGGAAACGACATCGTGCTTTtccagggaggaaaagaaagaaacttaaaacTTGTAAACAAGAGCTTCCAAAACCTGTGGATCTTCATGGGAAGGGCTATGCGGGAGAGAAACCTTTTAAATGTCAGGAATGTGGAAAAAGCTTTAGAGTTAGCTCTGACCTTATTAAAcaccagagaattcacactgAAGAGAAGCCCTATAAATGTCAACAATGTGATAAGCGGTTTAGATGGAGTTCAGATCTTAATAAGCACTTATTGGCACACCAAGGAATTAAACCATATAGATGCTCATGGTGTGGAAAAAGCTTTAGTCATAACACAAATCTACACACACACCtaagaattcacactggagagaagccctttAAATGTTATGAATGTGGGAAAAGATTCATTCAGAACTCCCACCTTATTAAACACCAGAGAACCCATACAGGTGAGCAGCCTTATACTTGTAGCATATGCAGGAGAAATTTTAGCAGGCGGTCAAGCCTTCTTAGACACCAGAAACTCCATGGGAAAAGGGAATCATGTCCAGTGTCTCCAGTCTGA
- the ZNF75D gene encoding zinc finger protein 75D isoform X1 has protein sequence MSHVGEKQFLEQIMMSHVKANACLYPHVEVLQGTKRSVKESSSQSKKSSPQMGSLSPESARQHFRSFCYHDAPGPCEAVSQLQELCCQWLRPEIHSKEQILELLVLEQFLDVLPSHIQNWVQKYHPQSVKEAVALVDRFQRESGGISNEVTAHELGKDTELLEETAVAPGFKWKPAEPQPTGLFQKECWNIYQILQDPGWNTHKETQPVYERAVPAEESLTFCEQKSTPSWKTASELTLPESQTQLTFEDVALSFSKEEWQIMDPNQKTLYIDVMQEIYKTVTSLGLKLKNDTGNDQPVSLSTSEIQPSGCKVLRKARMKVAQTTEGNENHGGTCRVRKRHRAFPGRKRKKLKTCKQELPKPVDLHGKGYAGEKPFKCQECGKSFRVSSDLIKHQRIHTEEKPYKCQQCDKRFRWSSDLNKHLLAHQGIKPYRCSWCGKSFSHNTNLHTHLRIHTGEKPFKCYECGKRFIQNSHLIKHQRTHTGEQPYTCSICRRNFSRRSSLLRHQKLHGKRESCPVSPV, from the exons ATGTCACACGTAGGAGAAAAACAGTTCCTAGAGCAAATAATGATGAGCCATGTGAAGGCGAATGCATGCTTGTACCCACATGTGGAGGTTTTGCAGGGGACTAAGAGGTCTGTGAAAGAGAGTTCCAGTCAGAGTAAGAAATCCAGCCCACAGATGGGCAGTCTTAGTCCTGAGAGTGCTCGCCAGCACTTCCGGAGCTTCTGTTATCATGATGCACCTGGACCGTGTGAGGCTGTCAGCCAACTGCAGGAATTATGCTGTCAGTGGCTGAGGCCAGAGATCCACTCAAAAGAGCAAATCTTGGAATTGCTGGTGCTGGAGCAGTTCCTGGACGTTCTGCCCAGTCATATCCAGAACTGGGTGCAGAAGTATCATCCACAGAGCGTCAAAGAGGCTGTGGCCCTGGTAGACCGCTTTCAGAGAGAATCTGGTGGAATAAGCAATGAG GTCACAGCCCATGAACTGGGAAAGGACACAGAGCTCTTGGAAGAAACAGCAGTGGCCCCAGGCTTTAAGTGGAAGCCAGCAGAGCCCCAACCAACGGGTTTGTTCCAGAAAGAATGTTGGAATATATACCAGATACTGCAAGATCCGGGCTGGAATACTCACAAAGAAACCCAGCCTGTGTATGAAAGAG CTGTGCCTGCTGAAGAGAGTCTAACCTTTTGTGAGCAGAAAAGCACCCCAAGCTGGAAGACGGCATCTGAGCTCACCTTGCCTGAGTCTCAG ACGCAGTTGACATTTGAAGATGTGGCCTTGTCTTTTTCCAAGGAAGAATGGCAAATAATGGACCCTAATCAGAAGACCCTCTACATTGATGTAATGCAGGAAATCTATAAGACTGTCACCTCTCTAG GGTTAAAGCTCAAAAATGACACTGGAAATGACCAACCTGTATCTCTCTCTACATCAGAAATACAACCATCAGGATGCAAAGTATTAAGAAAGGCCagaatgaaagttgctcagacaACAGAGGGCAATGAAAATCACGGTGGTACATGCAGGGTACGGAAACGACATCGTGCTTTtccagggaggaaaagaaagaaacttaaaacTTGTAAACAAGAGCTTCCAAAACCTGTGGATCTTCATGGGAAGGGCTATGCGGGAGAGAAACCTTTTAAATGTCAGGAATGTGGAAAAAGCTTTAGAGTTAGCTCTGACCTTATTAAAcaccagagaattcacactgAAGAGAAGCCCTATAAATGTCAACAATGTGATAAGCGGTTTAGATGGAGTTCAGATCTTAATAAGCACTTATTGGCACACCAAGGAATTAAACCATATAGATGCTCATGGTGTGGAAAAAGCTTTAGTCATAACACAAATCTACACACACACCtaagaattcacactggagagaagccctttAAATGTTATGAATGTGGGAAAAGATTCATTCAGAACTCCCACCTTATTAAACACCAGAGAACCCATACAGGTGAGCAGCCTTATACTTGTAGCATATGCAGGAGAAATTTTAGCAGGCGGTCAAGCCTTCTTAGACACCAGAAACTCCATGGGAAAAGGGAATCATGTCCAGTGTCTCCAGTCTGA